The following are encoded together in the Bacillus cereus group sp. RP43 genome:
- the ecsA gene encoding ABC transporter ATP-binding protein EcsA, which yields MSELLRVENVTGGYTKRPVLQNVSFSVNKGELVGLIGLNGAGKSTTIKHIIGLMEPKKGTVTINGKTIRDDMTAYRSSFSFIPETPVLYDELTLEEHLKLTAMAYGVDEKQYEERVGQLLQEFRMKNRLKWFPSHFSKGMKQKVMIMSAFLVEPSLYIVDEPFVGLDPLAIQSLLQMMDQMKKSGAGILMSTHILATAERYCDSFIILHQGEVRAMGTLSELQSQFNMPGATLDDIYIALTKEEDYE from the coding sequence ATGAGCGAGTTATTGCGTGTAGAAAATGTTACAGGAGGATATACGAAACGACCTGTACTGCAAAATGTTTCGTTCTCTGTTAATAAAGGCGAACTTGTCGGCTTAATCGGTTTAAATGGAGCCGGAAAGAGTACGACAATTAAACATATCATCGGTTTAATGGAACCGAAAAAAGGAACTGTCACAATTAACGGGAAAACAATTCGTGATGATATGACAGCGTACCGTTCTAGTTTCTCCTTCATTCCAGAAACGCCAGTATTATATGATGAATTAACGTTAGAAGAGCATTTGAAATTAACAGCGATGGCGTACGGTGTAGATGAAAAACAATATGAAGAACGTGTAGGACAACTATTACAAGAGTTCCGCATGAAAAATCGCTTGAAATGGTTTCCGTCTCATTTCTCAAAAGGGATGAAACAAAAAGTAATGATTATGAGTGCATTTTTAGTTGAACCGTCACTTTACATTGTGGACGAACCTTTCGTTGGGCTTGATCCGTTAGCGATTCAATCACTTCTTCAAATGATGGATCAAATGAAAAAGAGTGGTGCGGGCATTTTAATGAGTACACATATTTTAGCGACAGCAGAGCGCTATTGTGATTCATTCATCATTTTGCATCAAGGTGAAGTGAGAGCGATGGGAACACTATCAGAGCTCCAATCACAATTTAATATGCCTGGTGCAACGTTAGATGATATTTACATTGCGTTAACAAAGGAAGAAGATTATGAATAG
- a CDS encoding TetR/AcrR family transcriptional regulator → MTKNLQTSQHIVDASFKLMAEHGIEKMSLSMIAKEVGISKPAIYYHFPSKEALVDFLFEEIFSEYRFVGYFVKEQYTKENFAEKLIADGLHMLSEYRGQEGILRVINEFIVTATRNEKYQKRLFEIQEDFLNGFHDLLKQGVELGVVSKHGTEENAHTLALVIDNMSNYILIGFDLKYKEIWIRNVKNVMKED, encoded by the coding sequence ATGACAAAAAATTTACAAACATCGCAGCACATTGTAGATGCATCATTTAAACTAATGGCAGAGCACGGCATTGAGAAGATGAGTCTTTCAATGATTGCGAAAGAAGTAGGCATATCAAAGCCAGCTATTTATTATCATTTTCCGTCTAAAGAAGCGCTAGTTGATTTTTTATTTGAAGAGATTTTTTCTGAATATCGATTCGTGGGTTACTTCGTTAAAGAACAATATACGAAAGAAAACTTTGCAGAAAAGTTAATCGCAGATGGTTTACATATGTTGTCGGAGTATAGAGGTCAAGAAGGCATATTACGCGTTATAAATGAATTCATCGTAACTGCGACGCGAAATGAAAAGTACCAGAAGCGTTTATTTGAAATACAAGAAGATTTCTTAAATGGATTCCACGATTTATTAAAGCAAGGTGTGGAACTTGGTGTTGTGTCAAAACATGGGACAGAAGAAAACGCGCATACGTTAGCGCTCGTTATTGATAATATGAGTAATTACATATTAATAGGATTCGATTTAAAGTATAAAGAAATTTGGATTCGAAATGTGAAAAACGTAATGAAGGAGGACTAA
- the prsA gene encoding peptidylprolyl isomerase PrsA: MKKAMLALAATSVIALSACGTPSSSDKIVTSKAGDITKEEFYNQMKTQAGKQVLNNMVMEKVLIKNYKVDDKEVDKKYDEMKKQVGDQFDTLMKQQGLKEETVKNGVRASLAQEQAIEKAITDKDLKAKYEDYKQEIKASHILVKDEETAKKVKEELAQGKSFEELAKKYSEDPGSKEKGGDLGFFGPDKMVKEFDEAARKLKKDEVSEPVKTQHGYHIIKVTDTHADKTFDQAKADIKKEVVQEKTQDAQFMNDLMMKEIKKADVKVDDKDLKDLFEEPKADAKKDEKK, translated from the coding sequence ATGAAGAAAGCTATGCTTGCCTTAGCCGCAACAAGTGTAATCGCATTATCAGCATGTGGAACACCATCATCATCAGACAAAATTGTTACATCTAAAGCTGGTGACATCACTAAAGAAGAGTTCTACAATCAAATGAAGACACAAGCTGGTAAACAAGTACTAAATAACATGGTTATGGAAAAAGTACTTATTAAGAACTACAAAGTCGATGACAAAGAAGTGGACAAAAAGTACGATGAAATGAAAAAGCAAGTCGGTGATCAATTCGATACACTAATGAAACAACAAGGTCTTAAAGAAGAAACAGTCAAAAATGGTGTTCGTGCTTCATTAGCCCAAGAACAAGCGATTGAAAAAGCAATTACTGATAAAGACTTAAAAGCAAAATATGAGGACTATAAGCAAGAAATTAAAGCAAGCCATATTCTTGTAAAAGATGAAGAGACTGCTAAAAAAGTGAAAGAAGAACTTGCACAAGGTAAATCTTTCGAAGAGTTAGCGAAAAAGTACTCTGAAGATCCAGGTTCCAAAGAAAAAGGTGGCGACTTAGGATTCTTCGGACCAGATAAAATGGTAAAAGAATTCGATGAAGCTGCTCGTAAGCTGAAAAAAGACGAAGTAAGTGAACCAGTAAAAACACAGCATGGTTACCATATCATTAAAGTAACTGATACTCATGCTGACAAAACTTTCGATCAAGCAAAAGCTGACATCAAAAAAGAAGTAGTTCAAGAAAAAACACAAGATGCTCAATTTATGAACGATCTTATGATGAAAGAAATCAAAAAAGCTGACGTAAAAGTTGACGATAAAGATTTGAAAGATCTTTTCGAAGAACCAAAAGCTGACGCTAAAAAAGACGAAAAGAAATAA
- a CDS encoding DUF1433 domain-containing protein — MKKFGIRLFFIFTLILLGGCTMENKQEKQQVIDKAKEKTVKYFKETEGLDVTITGHKFGPKDFQTILISGYVTNDESKKFTASVQYANDYHIGSISASNNFDFKH, encoded by the coding sequence GTGAAAAAATTTGGTATAAGATTATTCTTTATTTTTACACTTATACTTTTAGGAGGATGTACTATGGAAAATAAACAGGAAAAACAACAAGTAATTGATAAAGCGAAAGAAAAAACTGTTAAATATTTCAAAGAAACAGAGGGCTTAGATGTAACAATTACTGGTCATAAATTTGGACCAAAAGATTTTCAAACTATCCTTATCTCAGGTTATGTAACAAATGACGAAAGTAAAAAGTTTACTGCTTCAGTCCAATACGCTAATGATTATCATATTGGTTCTATTTCAGCGTCTAATAATTTTGATTTTAAACACTAA
- a CDS encoding DUF1433 domain-containing protein produces MVIKFKKISFYFLLIFVFATLGGCTVDNKKEEQLIVDKATETTIKYFKEKENLDVVITKHKFAPKDFQSVWISGHVKDDKNKKFSADVEFANDYHIGSISTSEGFDLKH; encoded by the coding sequence ATGGTTATCAAATTCAAAAAAATTAGTTTTTATTTCCTTTTAATCTTTGTATTTGCTACTTTAGGAGGGTGTACTGTGGATAATAAAAAAGAAGAGCAACTAATAGTAGATAAGGCTACAGAAACAACTATTAAATATTTTAAAGAAAAAGAAAATCTAGATGTAGTGATTACTAAACATAAATTTGCCCCGAAGGACTTTCAAAGTGTTTGGATTTCAGGACATGTGAAAGATGATAAAAATAAAAAATTTTCGGCAGATGTTGAATTCGCTAATGATTATCACATCGGTTCCATTTCCACATCTGAAGGTTTTGATTTAAAACACTAA
- a CDS encoding HIT family protein, which yields MNHTADNCIFCKIIDGQIPCSKVYEDEHVLAFLDISQVTKGHTLVIPKVHKQDIFALTPEIASHIFAVVPKIANAMKAEFNPVGFNLLNNNGEKAGQTVFHFHLHLIPRYGENDGFGAVWKSHQNEYTMENLQNIASTIANSVK from the coding sequence ATGAATCATACAGCGGACAATTGTATTTTTTGTAAAATCATTGACGGGCAAATCCCTTGCTCAAAAGTATACGAAGATGAGCATGTACTTGCATTTTTAGATATTAGTCAAGTAACAAAAGGACATACTCTTGTTATTCCGAAAGTACACAAACAAGACATTTTTGCGTTAACGCCAGAAATCGCATCACATATTTTTGCTGTCGTTCCAAAAATCGCAAATGCAATGAAAGCAGAATTTAATCCAGTTGGCTTCAACTTGCTTAACAATAACGGCGAGAAAGCTGGACAAACTGTATTCCACTTCCACCTTCATTTAATTCCACGCTACGGTGAAAACGATGGTTTCGGTGCTGTTTGGAAATCACACCAAAATGAATATACAATGGAAAATTTACAAAACATCGCAAGTACAATTGCAAATAGTGTGAAATAG
- a CDS encoding HTH-type transcriptional regulator Hpr: MKSGEKDYSVKEAMIFSQRIAQLSKALWKCVEKDWQQWIKPYDLNINEHHILTIAYHLKGASISEIAKFGVMHVSTAFNFSKKLEERGYLVFSKKEDDKRNTYIEITDKGEELLLRLMEEYDPENNSVFNGALALRNFYGKFPENIELIAILRNIYGQDFIDIFEKSLEDIEENFTESDQKLVKK; this comes from the coding sequence ATGAAAAGTGGAGAAAAAGATTACTCGGTAAAAGAAGCGATGATTTTCAGCCAACGTATTGCTCAATTATCGAAAGCGTTATGGAAATGCGTAGAGAAAGATTGGCAACAGTGGATTAAACCTTACGATTTAAACATTAACGAGCATCATATTTTAACCATTGCTTATCATTTAAAAGGGGCTTCTATTTCTGAGATTGCTAAGTTTGGAGTTATGCACGTATCAACGGCGTTTAACTTCTCTAAAAAGCTAGAAGAACGCGGCTATCTTGTATTCTCAAAAAAAGAAGATGATAAACGAAATACGTATATTGAAATTACAGACAAAGGGGAAGAATTACTACTTCGCTTAATGGAGGAGTATGATCCTGAAAATAATTCTGTGTTTAATGGGGCTCTTGCACTTCGTAATTTTTACGGTAAGTTCCCAGAAAATATCGAACTTATCGCGATCCTTCGCAATATTTACGGACAAGACTTCATCGATATTTTTGAGAAATCATTAGAAGATATTGAGGAAAACTTTACGGAATCCGATCAAAAGTTAGTTAAGAAATAA
- the ecsC gene encoding ecs operon protein EcsC, with amino-acid sequence MITYEEKVIKELEQWKATFMKDSSMMTRFSKKVQVKVQQLIPAKVQKLLTETIRMMVQTISAGSNFIKPKLKETNWSLQRRDDEVRKKMDEYKKVAAAEGAGTGAGGILLGLADFPLLLTIKIKFLFDAATLYGFDTSKKEERLFILHVFQLAFSSDDHRKEIWKAIETWDTEEENHMDWEKFQTEYRDYIDLAKMLQLVPIIGAPVGAYANYQLLQRLGEVTMNCYRMRLLNRN; translated from the coding sequence ATGATTACATATGAAGAGAAGGTTATAAAAGAATTGGAGCAGTGGAAAGCTACATTCATGAAAGATTCTTCTATGATGACACGGTTCTCTAAAAAAGTGCAGGTGAAAGTACAACAGCTCATTCCGGCGAAAGTGCAAAAGTTACTAACAGAAACGATTCGGATGATGGTACAAACAATTAGTGCTGGATCAAACTTCATAAAACCGAAGCTAAAAGAAACGAACTGGTCACTGCAAAGAAGAGACGATGAAGTACGTAAAAAAATGGATGAGTACAAAAAAGTCGCAGCGGCAGAAGGAGCCGGAACGGGAGCAGGTGGTATTCTCCTCGGTCTTGCCGATTTTCCGTTATTACTTACTATTAAAATAAAATTTTTATTTGATGCAGCGACATTATACGGATTTGATACGAGTAAAAAAGAAGAGCGTCTTTTTATTCTTCACGTTTTCCAGCTTGCTTTTTCGAGTGATGATCATAGAAAAGAAATATGGAAAGCAATTGAAACTTGGGATACAGAAGAAGAAAATCATATGGACTGGGAAAAGTTCCAAACAGAGTACCGAGACTATATCGATTTAGCAAAAATGCTTCAACTCGTTCCAATCATCGGTGCCCCGGTCGGAGCATATGCGAATTATCAATTATTGCAAAGGCTTGGGGAAGTGACGATGAATTGTTATCGTATGCGATTGCTGAATAGAAATTAA
- a CDS encoding DUF1433 domain-containing protein, with protein MANKNKKISFYLVLILILTILGGCTVKQEQDEQQIIEKAKEETIQYFKKTEGLDVSITDHEFGPKDFQTISISGYVTNDKTKEFTASVEYANNYHIGAISTTKNLELKN; from the coding sequence ATGGCAAATAAAAACAAAAAAATTAGTTTTTATTTAGTTTTAATTCTTATTCTTACTATATTAGGAGGGTGTACTGTGAAACAAGAACAAGACGAACAACAAATAATTGAAAAGGCCAAAGAAGAAACCATTCAATATTTCAAAAAAACAGAGGGCTTAGATGTATCAATTACTGATCATGAATTTGGACCAAAAGACTTTCAAACTATCTCTATATCAGGCTATGTGACTAATGATAAAACTAAAGAATTTACTGCTTCAGTTGAATACGCAAATAATTATCATATCGGCGCTATTTCAACCACCAAAAATTTAGAGCTTAAAAACTAA
- a CDS encoding LutB/LldF family L-lactate oxidation iron-sulfur protein: MGMKIGNDPFHKRTETGIGDQFMRQAVRKAQDGLRVKKLKATESLGNWEEWRALGEEIRKHTLENLDYYLYELSENIEKNGGFVYFAKTAEDAREYVKEIVKKKNAKKIVKSKSMVTEEISLNEAIEEAGAEVLETDLAEFILQVNDHDPPSHIVVPCLHKDKEHICEIFKTKLEYTGTSDPTEMARFVRSYIRDDFFAADIGVTGCNFAVAESGSISIVANEGNARLTTTLPKTLITVMGMERIVPTWEELDVLVTLLCRSSVGQKLTSYITGLTEPGGTDGPEEFHLVIVDNGRSDIVGTEFQSVLQCIRCAACINVCPVYRHIGGHAYGSIYPGPIGAVLTPLLGGYDEYKDLPYASSLCGACTEACPVKIPLHDLLIKHRSRIVEEKQSPVAWNVAMKGFEKVVKSPRLFSFAAKSAPYALKPLAKGDKIERGIGPLKDWTDARDFPVPKKQPFREWFKKHEKENNDGHPKS, from the coding sequence ATGGGAATGAAAATTGGGAACGATCCCTTTCATAAGCGTACTGAAACAGGCATTGGGGATCAATTTATGCGACAGGCTGTCAGGAAAGCGCAAGATGGTCTTAGAGTCAAGAAATTAAAAGCTACTGAGAGTCTTGGGAATTGGGAGGAATGGCGAGCTTTAGGAGAAGAAATTCGAAAGCATACATTAGAAAACCTTGATTATTATTTATATGAGCTGAGTGAAAATATTGAGAAAAACGGTGGTTTTGTTTATTTCGCAAAAACTGCAGAAGACGCAAGGGAATATGTAAAAGAGATTGTAAAAAAGAAAAACGCGAAAAAAATTGTGAAATCAAAATCTATGGTAACGGAAGAGATTAGTTTAAATGAAGCAATTGAAGAAGCTGGAGCGGAAGTGTTAGAAACAGATCTTGCTGAATTTATTCTACAAGTGAACGACCACGATCCTCCATCACACATTGTTGTTCCGTGTCTTCACAAAGATAAAGAACACATTTGTGAAATATTTAAAACAAAGTTAGAGTATACCGGAACATCTGATCCTACGGAAATGGCGAGGTTTGTAAGATCGTATATACGTGATGATTTTTTTGCAGCGGATATAGGGGTGACTGGATGTAACTTTGCTGTTGCAGAGTCGGGGTCAATTTCTATCGTAGCAAACGAAGGAAATGCAAGACTTACTACGACACTTCCGAAAACGTTGATTACAGTTATGGGGATGGAACGTATTGTTCCAACGTGGGAAGAGCTTGATGTTTTAGTCACACTTCTATGCCGAAGTTCTGTAGGACAAAAGTTAACAAGTTATATTACAGGGTTAACAGAGCCCGGCGGAACAGATGGACCTGAGGAATTCCATTTAGTCATTGTTGATAATGGTCGTTCCGATATTGTAGGAACAGAATTCCAAAGTGTCCTTCAGTGCATTCGTTGCGCGGCATGTATTAATGTGTGTCCTGTATACAGGCATATTGGTGGACATGCATACGGCTCTATTTATCCAGGACCGATTGGAGCTGTGTTAACACCGCTTTTAGGGGGATATGATGAATATAAGGATTTACCTTATGCATCTAGCCTTTGTGGAGCTTGTACAGAAGCGTGTCCAGTGAAAATCCCGTTACACGACTTATTAATTAAACATCGCAGCCGCATCGTAGAAGAAAAACAATCGCCTGTAGCTTGGAACGTAGCTATGAAAGGTTTTGAAAAAGTGGTGAAGAGTCCTAGATTATTTTCTTTTGCTGCGAAGAGCGCTCCGTATGCATTAAAACCTCTCGCAAAAGGAGATAAAATCGAGCGCGGCATTGGGCCGTTAAAAGATTGGACGGATGCGAGAGATTTTCCGGTTCCGAAAAAACAACCGTTTCGAGAGTGGTTTAAAAAACACGAAAAGGAGAACAATGATGGCCATCCAAAATCGTGA
- a CDS encoding DUF1878 family protein — MDVVRRLEQAEYYVDLLFKMIDEEKCPFYSLIIKKKARKKDIERILKLCEKLNEQYVVEKAEGLLLFDALLDQFEKALPHQLEVHETAEALAKQGLFKPLMNEFLSMIAKK, encoded by the coding sequence ATGGACGTTGTAAGAAGACTAGAACAAGCTGAATACTACGTAGACCTACTATTTAAAATGATTGATGAAGAAAAGTGTCCATTTTATTCTTTAATCATAAAGAAAAAAGCTCGTAAAAAAGATATTGAACGTATACTAAAACTTTGTGAAAAGCTGAACGAACAATATGTAGTGGAGAAAGCAGAAGGCCTTTTATTGTTTGATGCGCTATTAGATCAATTTGAAAAAGCGCTTCCACATCAGCTCGAAGTACACGAAACTGCGGAAGCGCTAGCAAAACAAGGTTTATTTAAGCCGCTTATGAATGAATTCTTAAGCATGATTGCGAAAAAATAA
- a CDS encoding LUD domain-containing protein has protein sequence MAIQNRDEFLLQLSEKLGRKRPEAVKKPKWSVSPQWTVFDGLSQDELVLKLIEHCEVIHTEVKRTTKENLVETLGSFIKDWNIKSAMYANDGRFNEYGLTPFFKNEGTTHFRAWGLDDKEEDIKFAKAADLGITFSDMTLAESGTVVLFNDGLKGRHVSLLPESYIAIVPKSTIVPRLTQATKLIHDQSKAGENLSACVNFVSGPSNSADIEMNLVVGVHGPIRTAYIIVDDQ, from the coding sequence ATGGCCATCCAAAATCGTGATGAATTTTTACTCCAATTATCAGAAAAACTTGGTAGGAAACGTCCAGAAGCAGTGAAAAAACCGAAATGGTCTGTTTCACCGCAGTGGACTGTTTTTGACGGACTTTCGCAAGACGAACTTGTATTAAAGTTAATAGAACACTGCGAAGTCATTCATACAGAAGTAAAGCGAACAACAAAGGAAAATCTTGTTGAAACATTGGGGTCTTTTATAAAAGATTGGAATATCAAATCTGCTATGTATGCGAATGATGGGCGCTTTAATGAGTATGGTCTTACTCCATTTTTCAAAAATGAAGGTACAACACATTTTCGTGCATGGGGATTAGATGATAAAGAAGAGGACATAAAATTTGCGAAAGCTGCTGATCTTGGCATTACGTTCAGTGATATGACTCTAGCGGAATCAGGAACCGTTGTGTTATTTAATGATGGGTTAAAAGGAAGGCATGTTAGTTTGCTTCCAGAGTCATATATTGCAATCGTTCCTAAAAGTACGATCGTACCAAGGTTAACCCAAGCTACAAAACTGATTCATGATCAAAGTAAAGCGGGAGAAAACCTGTCGGCTTGTGTGAACTTCGTTTCTGGTCCGTCAAATAGCGCAGATATTGAAATGAACCTTGTCGTAGGTGTACACGGGCCAATTAGAACAGCATATATTATTGTGGATGATCAATAA
- a CDS encoding heterodisulfide reductase-related iron-sulfur binding cluster has translation MKVSIFITCVADVFYPEVGRDVVEILEDLGCEVDFPKTQTCCGQPAYNSGYVKETKTAAKHMIEAFASSEYVVAPSGSCAMMVHEFSSLFSESEADWKKKATELGNKTYEFTQFLVEVLGKEDLGAELHKKATVHTSCHMSRLMGIKEPPQKLLKCVKGLEVVSLPHNYDCCGFGGTFSVKMPEISEQMVEEKVKHIMETGAEVLIGMDCSCLMNIKGRLTRNGYPIDVKHIAQVLNEDRK, from the coding sequence ATGAAAGTATCAATATTTATTACTTGTGTTGCAGATGTTTTTTATCCAGAAGTAGGAAGAGATGTTGTGGAAATTCTTGAAGATTTAGGATGTGAAGTTGATTTTCCTAAAACTCAAACTTGCTGCGGACAACCTGCTTATAATAGCGGGTATGTTAAAGAAACAAAAACAGCTGCAAAACATATGATTGAAGCCTTTGCTAGTTCAGAATATGTTGTGGCACCATCGGGGTCTTGCGCTATGATGGTTCACGAGTTTTCTAGCTTATTTTCTGAAAGTGAAGCGGATTGGAAGAAAAAAGCTACTGAACTTGGAAATAAAACATATGAATTCACACAATTTCTTGTTGAAGTATTAGGAAAAGAAGATTTAGGTGCGGAGCTTCATAAAAAAGCAACGGTTCATACATCTTGTCATATGAGCCGATTAATGGGGATTAAGGAACCGCCGCAAAAATTATTAAAATGTGTAAAGGGACTGGAAGTTGTTTCACTGCCGCATAATTATGATTGCTGCGGATTTGGGGGTACATTCTCAGTGAAAATGCCAGAAATTTCTGAGCAAATGGTTGAGGAAAAAGTAAAGCATATTATGGAAACCGGTGCGGAAGTGTTAATTGGGATGGATTGTAGCTGCTTAATGAATATAAAAGGACGTTTAACACGTAATGGTTATCCAATTGATGTAAAACATATTGCTCAAGTATTAAATGAAGATCGAAAATAA
- a CDS encoding ABC transporter permease, with translation MNSTALWKERFRHFLKEVRTYSKYVFNDHLKFIFVFIIGAGAYYYQQWLQTLTPSFPTAIVMAVLLGLVLTAGSIQTLLKEADLVYLLPVEEKLKPYFTKAFLFTFMIQLYIIAMVAASLAPLYFQQMKQTGANYIWIVIALVIVKAWNLFVAWEKSFLTDQSVQKADWFIRFILNGLFVYFLVERTSVIFTGVIVFLMALYLAVMHQRVKGKPLNWEYLISEEGKKMMLLYRIANMFVDVPALKERVSRRKWLDFILSMIGEKRTYLYLYTRTFLRSGNYFGLYMRLLVLGGVILYFIPFLYGRFIVSLVFLYLIGYQLLTLWKHHRMKIWLDLYPVGGDEKKKDFLTLLNAILIIGSAVFTILFALATKDFIMTGILFVVSILFSIGFVYQYGAKRIERLN, from the coding sequence ATGAATAGCACAGCGTTATGGAAAGAACGATTTCGGCACTTTCTAAAAGAAGTTCGTACATATAGTAAATACGTATTTAATGATCATTTGAAATTTATTTTCGTATTTATCATCGGTGCAGGGGCGTATTATTACCAGCAATGGTTACAAACGTTAACACCTTCGTTTCCGACAGCGATTGTTATGGCAGTCTTACTTGGCCTCGTATTAACAGCTGGATCAATCCAAACGTTATTAAAAGAAGCAGACCTCGTTTATTTACTACCAGTTGAAGAAAAGTTAAAGCCTTACTTTACAAAGGCATTTCTCTTTACGTTTATGATTCAGTTATACATAATCGCAATGGTAGCAGCTTCGCTTGCTCCGTTATATTTCCAGCAAATGAAACAAACAGGAGCAAATTACATATGGATTGTAATCGCGCTTGTCATTGTAAAGGCGTGGAATTTATTCGTAGCGTGGGAAAAATCATTTTTAACAGATCAAAGCGTTCAAAAAGCAGATTGGTTCATTCGTTTTATCTTAAACGGCTTATTTGTGTACTTCCTTGTAGAACGTACTTCAGTCATTTTTACCGGTGTAATTGTCTTTTTAATGGCGCTATACCTTGCTGTTATGCATCAAAGGGTGAAAGGGAAGCCGCTGAACTGGGAGTATTTAATTTCTGAAGAAGGTAAAAAAATGATGCTGCTGTACCGCATTGCGAATATGTTCGTTGATGTACCGGCGTTAAAAGAGAGAGTATCACGTAGGAAATGGCTTGATTTCATCCTTTCGATGATCGGTGAGAAACGTACATATTTATACTTATATACGAGAACGTTTTTAAGATCAGGTAACTATTTCGGCTTATATATGCGTTTACTCGTTCTTGGAGGAGTCATTCTTTACTTTATCCCATTTTTATATGGACGCTTTATCGTAAGCCTTGTTTTCTTATACTTAATCGGTTACCAGCTATTAACCCTTTGGAAACATCACCGTATGAAAATCTGGCTTGATTTATATCCGGTAGGGGGAGATGAGAAGAAGAAAGATTTTCTTACTTTATTAAATGCGATTCTTATCATCGGTAGTGCTGTATTTACAATTTTATTTGCACTTGCGACGAAAGATTTCATTATGACCGGCATTTTATTTGTCGTAAGCATATTATTTAGTATTGGTTTCGTTTATCAATACGGTGCGAAGCGCATTGAGCGTTTAAACTGA
- a CDS encoding YtxH domain-containing protein, producing MSKAKSFITGVICGGAVAGLAVLFSTPSSGKAMRGKLKEKGTDIKKTLADITADTKLLKRQIVETASEGKEVFQELKDDMQDTLSNWKQDISQNKRHIEKEILDIQKSIEKLQEAVPEKA from the coding sequence ATGTCAAAAGCTAAATCCTTTATTACAGGTGTAATTTGCGGCGGAGCAGTTGCTGGACTAGCCGTTCTTTTCTCAACTCCTTCTTCTGGTAAAGCTATGCGCGGTAAGCTGAAAGAAAAAGGAACTGATATTAAAAAGACTTTAGCTGATATTACAGCTGATACGAAGTTATTAAAGCGCCAAATCGTTGAAACTGCTTCAGAAGGTAAAGAAGTATTCCAAGAACTAAAAGACGATATGCAAGACACGCTGTCTAACTGGAAACAAGATATTTCTCAAAACAAACGACATATTGAAAAAGAAATTTTAGACATTCAAAAGTCAATTGAGAAACTACAAGAAGCCGTTCCAGAAAAAGCGTAA